In Levilactobacillus brevis, a single genomic region encodes these proteins:
- a CDS encoding 3'-5' exonuclease — protein sequence MNFVAMDFETASGKRYSACSLALTIVRNSQVVDEFYSLIKPDTDFFWRNVQIHGIHERDVANAPAFPEVWEHVAPFFQRDRLVIAHNAPFDNGVLRSTLEHYNLPTARYLTLDTVKTSRKFFPEFPNHKLNTVCDELGIDLHHHHNALDDSLACANILLYEANHFGTQPLKNFVTINA from the coding sequence TTGAATTTTGTCGCTATGGACTTTGAAACGGCTAGCGGTAAACGCTATAGCGCTTGCTCACTAGCCTTAACCATCGTGCGCAACAGTCAGGTCGTGGACGAATTCTATTCATTGATTAAGCCAGACACCGACTTCTTCTGGCGCAACGTCCAAATTCACGGGATTCATGAACGCGACGTAGCCAATGCGCCGGCCTTTCCGGAAGTCTGGGAGCACGTCGCTCCCTTCTTTCAGCGCGACCGTCTCGTCATTGCCCACAATGCCCCCTTCGATAACGGGGTCTTGCGGAGTACGCTGGAACACTACAACCTACCAACCGCGCGTTACTTGACCCTTGACACGGTCAAGACCAGCCGGAAGTTCTTCCCAGAATTTCCCAACCACAAACTCAACACGGTTTGTGACGAACTGGGGATTGACCTGCACCACCATCACAACGCGCTGGATGATAGCTTGGCCTGCGCCAACATCCTGCTGTACGAAGCCAATCACTTCGGCACTCAGCCGCTTAAAAACTTCGTCACGATTAATGCTTAA
- the xth gene encoding exodeoxyribonuclease III, with amino-acid sequence MKFISWNVNGLRAIVKKGFVETFKELDADFFGVQETKLQEGQIDLDLPGYYQYWNYAERKGYSGTALFTKHKPLNVIYGINAPDFDHEGRTITLEYPDFYILTCYTPNSGSGLKRLDFRMGWETAFLDFVQHLNAKKPVIFCGDLNVAHTEIDLKNPKTNHKNAGFTDDERAKFTALLAAGYTDTFRYFNPDATERYSWWSYRFHARDNNAGWRIDYFITSQRLQDHLKDAKILDQVMGSDHCPVELDVDGLTV; translated from the coding sequence ATGAAATTTATTTCGTGGAATGTCAATGGCTTACGAGCCATCGTTAAAAAGGGATTTGTCGAGACTTTTAAGGAGCTGGATGCCGACTTTTTTGGTGTTCAGGAAACCAAGCTCCAGGAGGGCCAGATTGACCTCGACCTGCCGGGCTACTACCAGTACTGGAACTACGCCGAACGCAAGGGTTATTCCGGAACGGCCCTCTTTACCAAGCACAAGCCGCTTAACGTCATCTATGGGATTAATGCGCCCGACTTCGACCACGAGGGCCGCACGATTACCCTTGAATACCCCGACTTTTACATCCTAACCTGCTACACGCCGAACTCCGGAAGCGGGCTAAAACGCCTGGACTTTCGGATGGGCTGGGAGACGGCTTTCCTCGACTTCGTTCAGCATCTGAACGCCAAGAAGCCCGTGATCTTCTGCGGCGATCTCAACGTAGCCCACACGGAAATCGACCTAAAGAATCCCAAGACCAATCATAAGAACGCTGGGTTTACCGACGATGAACGGGCGAAATTTACCGCCCTACTCGCCGCCGGTTATACGGACACCTTCCGCTACTTCAATCCCGACGCCACCGAACGCTACTCCTGGTGGAGCTACCGGTTCCACGCTCGCGACAACAACGCCGGCTGGCGCATCGACTATTTCATCACCAGTCAACGCTTGCAAGATCACTTGAAAGACGCTAAAATACTAGACCAAGTCATGGGGTCCGACCACTGTCCGGTCGAGCTCGACGTGGACGGTTTAACCGTCTAA
- the murB gene encoding UDP-N-acetylmuramate dehydrogenase, producing MMMEEITAAFPAIEILRNEPLAHYTHTLTGGPADYLAFPTNVQETKSLLAYANQEKLPVTVVGNASNLIVRDGGIRGLVMILTKMNTITTTGNTVTAEAGAAMIKTTQVAQSHALSGVEFAAGIPGSVGGAVFMNAGAYGGEISEVVTAAEVLTTTGEIRTLNAEELDFGYRHSSIQDYHDIILSATFTLKPGDGQAIQAQMDDLNARRAAKQPLDLPSCGSVFKRPTGHYTGQLIQEAGLQGFQLGGAQVSTKHAGFIVNIDHATATDYLNLIHHIQDVIWREDQVHLETEVRIIGEEPTQK from the coding sequence ATAATGATGGAAGAGATTACGGCAGCATTTCCAGCAATCGAAATTTTGCGAAATGAACCCTTGGCGCATTATACGCATACGCTGACGGGGGGACCAGCTGATTATCTGGCTTTTCCGACCAATGTGCAGGAGACCAAGTCACTCTTGGCCTACGCCAATCAGGAAAAACTCCCCGTCACGGTTGTCGGTAATGCCAGTAACCTGATTGTTCGGGACGGTGGCATTCGGGGATTGGTCATGATTCTGACGAAGATGAACACGATTACCACGACGGGGAACACGGTGACCGCCGAGGCTGGAGCTGCCATGATCAAGACCACGCAGGTAGCACAGTCTCACGCGTTAAGCGGCGTTGAATTTGCTGCGGGAATCCCAGGGAGTGTCGGGGGCGCCGTCTTCATGAACGCCGGTGCTTACGGTGGTGAAATCAGCGAGGTAGTGACCGCCGCTGAAGTCTTGACGACGACCGGCGAGATTCGCACCTTAAACGCTGAGGAGCTCGACTTTGGCTACCGGCATAGTTCCATTCAGGACTACCACGACATCATTCTCTCGGCGACCTTCACGTTGAAGCCCGGCGATGGTCAGGCAATTCAGGCGCAGATGGATGATCTAAATGCACGCCGGGCGGCCAAACAACCGCTCGACCTGCCATCCTGTGGGAGTGTCTTCAAGCGGCCCACTGGCCACTACACGGGTCAATTGATTCAGGAGGCCGGACTCCAAGGCTTCCAGCTGGGCGGGGCCCAAGTCTCCACCAAGCACGCCGGGTTCATTGTCAACATTGACCACGCTACGGCGACGGATTACTTAAACTTGATTCATCATATCCAGGATGTGATTTGGCGCGAAGACCAAGTTCATCTTGAGACGGAAGTTCGGATTATTGGCGAAGAGCCAACTCAAAAATAA
- a CDS encoding sodium:proton antiporter, with protein MPIVEAVILLIVLVLLSNIISHYLTFIPVSLIQIALGLVVALVWQFEVPLETDWFLLLFIAPLLYNDGRRFPKRELWRLRGPIFGNAIWLVFLTTLLGGFLIYELIPKMPLTVAFALAAILSPTDPVAVQSISKQVKLPASLMHLVSGESLINDASGLIAFKYAIAATVTGAFSVGTAVGDFIYISIVGFLSGLIFMTAIQLLMDILRRQGIDDVIFNTVLQIATPFVIYLVTEEITHASGVIAVVTAGVLFHARESRIVEDSPELKLVTEKVWDIIIYSLNGIVFVILGIELPVATSQVIKGGQFNTWQALFFAFMAWVVLVVIRTLWTYGYILFQRLTRNHSDERPSFRTAVLSGLSGVRGAVTMAGVLSVPTVIASGASFPARSLMLFVASGVIIISLVAATIMLPLISTDKQPLQTRASASDDIANDINLDDEDEEEFPEEPVRQISEEEARAYIMRLAISKIEELRRPNNQRAAYDLILDYQFIIRRLEMSYRADTVMQKVLDDEIKLRQVAIDGERATLKELRQGEKITQTSYVGALRRIENLEGRLTQVSGHTMPGVINYWRRFFKHLWRDAAYWLHSEDTDRLHAENNLIERETAKAAIKALSEYLSRTDIDETQFDNQAVYHLIVQYRNRIERAKAATAPHHNDDYQHQINKLRVRALGAERTGIQSLLEAGNITWIKATHLRQYVNYAENVLVMSLSDEEGD; from the coding sequence GTGCCTATAGTTGAAGCAGTGATTCTGTTAATTGTCCTGGTCCTTTTGTCCAATATTATCAGTCACTACCTCACGTTTATTCCAGTTAGTCTGATTCAAATTGCGTTGGGCCTGGTGGTCGCGCTGGTGTGGCAATTCGAGGTGCCACTCGAGACTGACTGGTTTTTACTCTTGTTTATCGCACCCTTACTGTATAATGATGGTCGCCGTTTCCCCAAGCGAGAACTCTGGCGGTTGCGCGGCCCCATCTTCGGGAATGCCATCTGGTTGGTCTTTTTGACCACGTTACTCGGGGGCTTTCTGATCTACGAATTAATTCCCAAGATGCCGCTGACCGTGGCCTTCGCGTTAGCGGCGATCCTGTCGCCAACCGACCCGGTGGCCGTGCAGTCAATCTCTAAGCAGGTCAAATTGCCGGCGAGCCTGATGCATTTGGTCAGTGGTGAAAGCCTGATTAATGATGCCAGTGGGCTGATTGCCTTTAAGTACGCCATTGCGGCAACCGTCACCGGTGCTTTCTCCGTGGGGACGGCCGTGGGTGACTTTATCTACATCAGTATTGTGGGTTTCTTGTCCGGTCTGATCTTCATGACGGCAATTCAGCTGTTGATGGATATCCTGCGACGGCAGGGAATTGACGACGTGATTTTCAACACGGTGTTGCAGATTGCCACGCCGTTTGTGATTTACTTGGTTACCGAAGAGATTACCCATGCGTCGGGCGTGATTGCCGTCGTGACTGCCGGTGTTCTGTTCCACGCCCGGGAGAGCCGAATCGTTGAAGATTCCCCAGAATTAAAACTCGTGACCGAAAAGGTTTGGGATATTATTATCTATTCATTGAATGGGATTGTGTTTGTCATTCTGGGAATCGAGTTGCCCGTGGCCACGTCACAAGTGATCAAGGGTGGCCAGTTCAATACCTGGCAAGCGCTCTTCTTTGCCTTCATGGCCTGGGTGGTTCTGGTCGTGATTCGGACGCTGTGGACGTACGGTTACATTCTGTTCCAGCGGCTGACACGTAACCACAGCGATGAACGTCCGAGCTTCCGGACGGCCGTGTTATCTGGTCTATCTGGGGTTCGGGGGGCCGTTACCATGGCCGGGGTACTCTCCGTGCCGACGGTCATTGCCAGCGGTGCTAGTTTTCCGGCGCGGTCGTTGATGTTGTTCGTCGCCTCGGGTGTGATCATTATCAGTTTAGTCGCGGCGACCATCATGTTGCCGTTGATTTCAACGGATAAGCAACCCTTGCAGACGCGAGCCAGCGCCAGCGACGACATTGCCAATGATATTAATCTGGACGACGAGGACGAGGAAGAATTTCCCGAGGAACCCGTGCGGCAGATCAGTGAAGAAGAGGCGCGGGCCTACATCATGCGCCTCGCAATTTCCAAGATTGAAGAGCTCCGGCGGCCAAATAATCAGCGGGCCGCGTACGATCTGATCTTGGACTATCAGTTCATCATTCGGCGGCTCGAGATGAGCTACCGGGCCGATACCGTCATGCAGAAGGTCTTGGATGACGAGATTAAATTGCGGCAGGTCGCCATCGACGGTGAACGGGCCACGCTTAAGGAGTTGCGCCAGGGTGAAAAGATTACCCAGACCAGCTACGTCGGGGCCCTGCGCCGAATTGAAAATCTGGAAGGCCGGCTGACCCAAGTGTCCGGTCACACCATGCCGGGCGTGATTAACTACTGGCGCCGATTCTTCAAGCATCTGTGGCGGGACGCGGCCTACTGGTTACACTCCGAGGATACGGACCGCTTGCATGCGGAAAATAACCTGATTGAACGGGAGACGGCCAAAGCGGCGATCAAGGCGTTGTCCGAGTATTTATCGCGAACGGATATCGACGAGACGCAGTTTGATAACCAGGCCGTTTACCACCTGATTGTCCAGTACCGGAACCGAATCGAACGGGCCAAGGCCGCCACGGCGCCGCATCACAACGATGACTACCAGCACCAGATTAATAAGTTGCGGGTCCGAGCGTTAGGGGCCGAACGAACTGGGATTCAGTCGTTGCTCGAGGCGGGGAATATTACCTGGATTAAGGCTACCCACCTGCGGCAATATGTCAACTATGCGGAAAATGTCTTAGTCATGTCGTTGTCGGATGAAGAGGGCGACTAG
- a CDS encoding DUF1361 domain-containing protein has protein sequence MNRRARWEIRIFFVAWLIFLYFRAKDPFSFLVLNTFLGYIPIELSFHLGRHRPKSAWFFWPLVLLWLLFYPNAPYLLTDLFHLSLLQPYALSGLLRVTPHLWIYFTYMIISATSCTLLGFWSLNYVSQIISTRVAKGNQIVRIVTVLLLTFLTSVGLYIGRFLRIHTVYLFINPEQFIRPIMDMWTSNMWIFVGLLTFIQLFCYWILYLIMHNSGQDELPD, from the coding sequence ATGAATCGGCGGGCCCGGTGGGAAATTCGAATATTCTTTGTGGCCTGGCTGATCTTTCTGTATTTCCGTGCCAAGGATCCCTTCTCGTTTCTCGTGTTGAACACGTTTCTGGGCTACATCCCGATTGAACTCAGCTTTCATTTGGGGCGGCACCGCCCCAAGAGCGCATGGTTCTTCTGGCCGCTGGTGCTTCTCTGGTTGCTATTCTACCCCAACGCACCCTATCTACTGACCGACCTTTTCCACCTGTCGTTGCTCCAACCGTACGCCTTAAGCGGACTGCTACGGGTGACGCCGCACCTGTGGATCTACTTCACCTACATGATTATCAGCGCCACGAGCTGTACGCTTCTGGGCTTCTGGAGTCTAAATTACGTCAGTCAGATTATCAGTACCCGCGTGGCCAAGGGCAACCAGATCGTTCGTATCGTAACGGTTCTGCTACTGACCTTCCTAACCTCGGTAGGACTCTACATCGGTCGGTTTCTCCGGATTCACACGGTCTACCTCTTCATTAACCCCGAACAATTTATTCGGCCAATCATGGACATGTGGACCAGCAACATGTGGATCTTCGTGGGCCTACTCACCTTCATCCAGCTCTTCTGCTACTGGATTCTCTACTTAATTATGCATAACAGCGGGCAAGACGAATTACCCGATTAA
- the cdaA gene encoding diadenylate cyclase CdaA has translation MDWGNLLTIGNLVNLLDILVVWFVIYELIVMLRGTKAIQLFRGVILILLVKFVSAYLGLNTVSWLVDQVINWGVIAIIIIFQPEIRRGLEHLGRGSLFVRIRHENEAANHMIEGLDKAIQYMSKRRIGALMTIQRDTGLEDYIETGIDLDAELTGELLINIFIPNTPLHDGAVIIRDNRIAVAAAYLPLSESNLIPKELGTRHRAAVGISEVTDALTIVISEETGEVSITKNNELLRGLTQADYLKFLRDELVNEEAANNGNVLVKALDWFDQRFRGGRR, from the coding sequence CTGGATTGGGGCAATCTCCTTACAATAGGAAATCTAGTCAACCTACTCGACATTTTGGTCGTCTGGTTTGTCATTTATGAATTGATCGTGATGTTACGGGGAACCAAAGCCATTCAGCTTTTCCGGGGCGTCATCTTGATTCTGCTGGTGAAGTTCGTCAGTGCTTACCTGGGGCTGAACACGGTATCGTGGTTGGTCGATCAGGTCATCAACTGGGGGGTTATCGCCATTATTATCATCTTCCAGCCCGAGATTCGACGGGGACTGGAACATCTGGGCCGTGGCTCATTGTTCGTGCGGATTCGGCACGAGAATGAGGCAGCGAACCACATGATTGAGGGCCTGGACAAGGCGATTCAGTACATGTCCAAACGGCGTATCGGGGCGCTGATGACCATTCAGCGCGATACCGGCTTGGAAGACTACATTGAGACCGGGATCGATCTGGATGCGGAGTTAACCGGCGAACTGTTAATTAACATCTTTATCCCCAACACACCGCTGCATGACGGGGCGGTCATCATCCGCGACAATCGGATCGCGGTTGCCGCGGCCTATTTGCCGCTGTCCGAGAGCAACCTGATTCCTAAAGAATTAGGGACGCGTCACCGGGCCGCCGTGGGGATCTCCGAAGTCACGGACGCCTTAACGATCGTGATTTCTGAAGAGACCGGCGAAGTCTCGATTACCAAGAACAACGAGTTGCTACGGGGACTCACCCAGGCAGACTACCTGAAGTTCTTGCGCGATGAATTAGTAAATGAAGAAGCTGCCAACAATGGCAACGTCTTAGTCAAGGCGTTAGATTGGTTCGATCAACGCTTTAGAGGGGGGCGGCGCTAA
- a CDS encoding cell surface protein: protein MKNERYTTWLYRILALILAILLFFYVNSTKSSTNSQSTSSTNNTSLTATKTMKVSVPLQLNVNSNKYFVTGYPQKVKVTLRGPLALVTTTANTQNFKVYAALSDLGVGKHRVTLHQEGLNHEIESSISPAKITVDIEPRKTVSYPVKVRYNSQNIAAGYSAGKATSDVTRVKATGAANEISRIKQVVAQLTVPQNSKKTVNSQAVIEALDSSGNTVNVILTPSTTTANLPITSDGESKRVGLDLNAKNGSSGTTYKLTSNVSKVTAYGSASQLKDLDNVAVDVDVSDVKNNTTKTVTLDTSDNNVTAFDPSTIKVTIKATAN from the coding sequence ATGAAAAACGAGCGTTATACGACGTGGTTATACCGCATCCTCGCGTTAATTTTAGCAATTCTCTTGTTCTTCTACGTCAATAGTACCAAGTCGTCAACCAACTCGCAGTCGACCAGTTCGACCAACAACACCTCGTTGACGGCGACTAAGACCATGAAGGTGTCGGTCCCTTTACAACTCAACGTCAACAGCAATAAGTACTTCGTGACAGGGTACCCGCAGAAGGTCAAGGTGACCTTGCGTGGGCCGCTGGCGTTGGTCACCACGACCGCCAATACCCAGAATTTTAAGGTCTACGCCGCGCTGAGTGATCTCGGTGTCGGCAAACACCGGGTGACCCTGCACCAAGAAGGGTTGAACCACGAGATTGAATCCAGCATTTCGCCGGCCAAGATCACGGTGGATATTGAACCGCGGAAGACGGTTTCATATCCCGTTAAAGTTCGGTATAATAGTCAAAACATCGCCGCGGGATACTCTGCCGGCAAGGCCACTTCCGATGTGACTCGGGTCAAGGCGACCGGGGCCGCCAACGAGATTTCGCGGATTAAGCAAGTGGTTGCTCAGCTAACGGTGCCACAGAATAGCAAGAAGACGGTGAATAGCCAAGCCGTGATTGAAGCGTTGGATAGCAGTGGCAACACGGTCAATGTGATTCTGACGCCGTCGACGACCACGGCCAACCTGCCGATTACCTCCGATGGGGAGAGTAAGCGGGTCGGGTTAGACCTAAACGCGAAGAACGGCTCGTCCGGAACGACCTATAAACTAACCAGTAACGTATCCAAGGTGACCGCCTATGGTAGTGCGTCTCAGCTCAAAGATCTCGATAATGTGGCTGTGGACGTCGATGTGAGCGACGTCAAGAACAATACCACCAAGACGGTGACCCTCGATACCAGTGATAACAACGTTACTGCCTTTGATCCCTCAACCATTAAGGTGACGATTAAGGCAACAGCAAATTAA
- the glmM gene encoding phosphoglucosamine mutase, translating into MKYFGTDGVRGVANQELTPELAFKVGRFGGYVLTQHADSENKHPQVLVARDTRISGQLLENALVAGLLSVGIEVLRLGVISTPAVAYLVRTQGAAAGVMITASHNPVEYNGIKYFGNDGYKLSDEMEEEIEALLDAEKDTLPRPATDGLGTVEDYSEGSQKYIQFLEQTIADDLEGLHIAVDSANGATSGLVSRLYADLNLDFDTIATTPNGLNINDQVGSTHPEQLQKFVVEKGAQIGLAFDGDGDRCIAVDENGQIVDGDKIMYICGKYMAEHGRLKKDTIVTTVMSNLGMYKAMAAHDLKSVKTKVGDRYVVEEMRKSGYNLGGEQSGHVVFLDFNTTGDGLLTSLQLLHILKVTGKKLSELAADVTTYPQKLVNIKVADKQAAQENPKVQAAIAIVEKEMAGDGRVLVRPSGTEPLLRVMAEAPTEESVAAYVERIAAVVRAEVGID; encoded by the coding sequence ATGAAGTATTTTGGAACTGACGGCGTCCGGGGCGTTGCGAACCAAGAATTAACCCCAGAATTAGCCTTTAAGGTTGGCCGATTTGGCGGCTACGTTTTGACGCAACATGCAGACAGTGAGAACAAGCACCCGCAAGTTCTCGTGGCCCGTGATACACGGATTTCTGGTCAATTACTGGAAAATGCCTTGGTGGCGGGACTCCTATCCGTCGGAATTGAAGTGCTCCGTCTAGGCGTCATCTCCACGCCGGCCGTGGCCTACTTGGTTCGCACGCAAGGTGCGGCCGCCGGCGTCATGATTACGGCGTCCCACAATCCGGTAGAATACAATGGAATCAAGTACTTCGGAAACGACGGCTACAAGCTTTCTGATGAAATGGAAGAAGAAATTGAAGCCCTGTTGGATGCCGAGAAAGATACGTTACCTCGTCCAGCCACGGACGGCTTGGGGACGGTCGAAGACTACTCCGAAGGAAGCCAAAAGTACATTCAGTTCTTGGAACAAACCATTGCGGATGACCTGGAAGGCCTCCACATTGCGGTTGATTCCGCTAATGGGGCCACGAGTGGCTTAGTTTCCCGGCTTTATGCGGATCTGAATCTTGATTTTGATACGATTGCGACCACGCCCAATGGCCTGAACATTAACGACCAAGTGGGGTCGACGCATCCCGAACAGCTGCAAAAGTTTGTGGTTGAGAAGGGCGCCCAAATTGGGTTGGCCTTTGACGGCGACGGCGACCGGTGCATTGCCGTGGATGAGAATGGTCAGATCGTCGATGGCGATAAGATCATGTACATCTGTGGGAAGTACATGGCGGAACACGGCCGGTTGAAGAAGGATACGATTGTGACGACGGTCATGAGTAACTTGGGCATGTACAAGGCCATGGCCGCCCACGACCTGAAGTCCGTGAAGACCAAGGTTGGGGACCGTTACGTGGTTGAAGAAATGCGTAAATCGGGCTACAACCTGGGTGGCGAACAGTCTGGTCACGTGGTCTTCTTAGACTTCAACACGACCGGGGATGGCCTCTTGACCAGCCTACAACTGCTTCACATCCTGAAGGTGACTGGCAAGAAGTTGTCCGAATTGGCTGCCGACGTGACGACCTACCCGCAAAAGCTGGTCAACATCAAGGTAGCGGACAAGCAGGCTGCCCAAGAGAATCCGAAGGTCCAAGCCGCTATTGCCATCGTTGAAAAGGAAATGGCTGGCGACGGGCGCGTGTTGGTTCGCCCTTCAGGGACTGAACCATTACTCCGGGTGATGGCCGAAGCCCCAACCGAGGAATCCGTGGCCGCCTATGTAGAACGGATTGCGGCAGTGGTTCGCGCCGAAGTCGGCATTGACTAA
- the glmS gene encoding glutamine--fructose-6-phosphate transaminase (isomerizing), producing the protein MCGIVGVTGNDNAVKILLNGLEKLEYRGYDSAGIYVNDQKGQDYLVKTKGRISELRSKVTPDVHGSTGIGHTRWATHGVVSVDNAHPHFSNDDRFYLVHNGVIDNFQELKAKYLSDVPFKSQTDTEVVVQLIDKFAVEENLDAKAAFLKTLSLLKGSSYAFLMMDREQPDTLFVAKNKSPLLIGVADGFNVVCSDALAMLKETHDFLELMDGEVVTITPDKVAIQDAAGNPVERKPFHVDMNADEADKGTYPFYMLKEVDEQPNVMRKLAQTYLSEHGVPQIDQKLLDAMEAADRLYIVGAGTSYHAGLVGKRLFEKLAHIPTEVHVSSEFAYEQPMLSEKPFFIFLTQSGETADSREVLVNVNDAGYPSLTITNVQNSTLSREATYTLLLHAGPEIAVASTKAYTAQIALEAILAKALGEATGQIVAQDFNIRQQLGLVATGMQAIVDEKDKLEKIANDYLMKSNRAFYIGRGIDHAVSLEAALKLKEISYVQAEGFASGELKHGTIALIEKDTPVIGFITQAKTAGLTRSNLQETMARGAKTLTIVREGLAIDGDDLILPDVDEMLMPLLSVVPAQLLAYYTSLNKGLDVDKPRNLAKSVTVE; encoded by the coding sequence ATGTGTGGAATTGTTGGTGTTACTGGTAATGACAATGCCGTTAAAATCTTACTAAACGGACTTGAAAAGCTCGAATACCGGGGCTACGATTCAGCCGGAATCTACGTGAACGATCAGAAGGGTCAGGACTACTTGGTGAAGACCAAGGGCCGGATCTCTGAGTTACGGTCTAAGGTGACACCCGATGTTCACGGGTCAACTGGGATTGGCCACACGCGTTGGGCCACCCATGGGGTTGTGAGTGTGGATAACGCCCACCCACATTTCTCTAACGATGACCGGTTCTACCTGGTCCACAACGGTGTGATTGATAACTTCCAAGAACTCAAGGCTAAGTACCTGAGCGATGTGCCTTTTAAGAGTCAAACGGATACCGAAGTTGTCGTTCAATTGATCGACAAGTTCGCGGTTGAAGAAAACTTGGATGCCAAGGCGGCCTTCCTGAAGACGTTAAGCCTGCTCAAGGGTTCATCCTACGCCTTCTTAATGATGGACCGTGAACAACCGGATACCTTATTCGTTGCCAAGAACAAGAGTCCACTGTTGATCGGGGTTGCTGATGGGTTCAATGTAGTCTGCTCCGATGCTTTAGCAATGTTGAAGGAAACCCACGATTTCTTGGAACTGATGGATGGGGAAGTCGTGACCATCACGCCTGACAAAGTGGCTATTCAAGATGCTGCCGGGAATCCTGTTGAACGGAAGCCATTCCACGTTGACATGAACGCGGACGAAGCCGACAAGGGGACTTACCCATTCTACATGTTGAAGGAAGTCGACGAACAACCAAATGTTATGCGCAAGTTGGCTCAGACTTACCTGTCAGAACATGGTGTTCCACAGATTGATCAAAAGTTGTTGGACGCTATGGAAGCAGCCGACCGCCTGTACATCGTCGGTGCCGGGACCAGTTACCACGCCGGGTTAGTCGGCAAGCGGCTCTTTGAAAAGCTCGCCCACATCCCAACGGAAGTCCACGTTTCCTCCGAGTTCGCCTACGAACAACCGATGTTGTCCGAGAAGCCGTTCTTTATCTTCTTGACCCAGTCCGGCGAAACGGCCGATAGTCGCGAGGTGTTGGTCAACGTCAATGACGCCGGTTACCCAAGCCTGACCATCACCAACGTGCAGAACTCCACGTTGTCTCGTGAAGCAACCTACACGTTGTTACTCCATGCCGGTCCGGAAATCGCCGTGGCTTCAACCAAGGCGTACACGGCGCAAATCGCGCTGGAAGCCATCTTGGCTAAGGCGTTGGGCGAAGCCACTGGTCAGATTGTGGCCCAAGACTTCAATATTCGCCAACAGTTAGGTCTGGTCGCCACCGGGATGCAAGCCATCGTTGATGAAAAGGATAAATTGGAAAAGATTGCCAACGACTATCTGATGAAGTCCAACCGGGCCTTCTACATTGGCCGGGGGATTGACCACGCGGTTTCTCTGGAAGCTGCCTTGAAGTTGAAGGAAATCTCCTACGTCCAAGCTGAAGGGTTTGCCTCTGGTGAATTGAAGCACGGGACGATTGCGCTGATCGAAAAGGATACGCCAGTGATTGGCTTTATCACCCAGGCCAAGACGGCTGGTTTGACACGGAGCAACCTGCAAGAGACCATGGCCCGAGGCGCCAAGACCCTGACCATCGTACGTGAAGGCTTAGCCATTGACGGCGACGATCTGATCTTGCCAGACGTTGACGAAATGTTAATGCCATTGTTGAGCGTGGTTCCAGCGCAATTGCTGGCTTACTACACCAGCTTGAACAAGGGCTTGGACGTGGATAAGCCACGGAACTTGGCCAAGAGTGTTACGGTTGAATAG